A genomic window from bacterium includes:
- a CDS encoding TetR family transcriptional regulator, which yields MSMQRDNGKHSLILDAAIVEIACSGYHYTTVARIARRAGVADGTIYLYFKSKQDVLVAVFDRAMDRFISQGILEMNPGDDAVTRISDIVRLHLEQVGENRDLAVILQVELRHSLNFLDVFSRTRLRDYLEIITGVVVQGQNEGVFRPDMDPLLTARMIFGVLDQMATDWVLSKRDTPLATRADEVTAFVLGALKGVR from the coding sequence GTGTCGATGCAGAGAGACAACGGCAAGCATTCTCTGATCCTCGACGCGGCCATCGTCGAGATCGCCTGCAGCGGGTACCACTACACCACCGTGGCCCGGATCGCCCGTCGCGCGGGCGTGGCCGACGGCACCATCTATCTCTACTTCAAGAGCAAGCAGGACGTGCTGGTGGCCGTGTTCGACCGGGCCATGGATCGATTCATCAGCCAGGGCATCCTGGAAATGAACCCGGGGGATGACGCCGTCACCCGCATCAGCGACATCGTGCGGCTGCACCTGGAGCAGGTGGGCGAGAACCGCGACCTGGCGGTGATCCTGCAGGTGGAATTGCGCCACAGCCTCAATTTCCTGGATGTCTTCAGCCGCACGCGCCTGCGCGACTACCTCGAGATCATCACCGGCGTGGTCGTCCAGGGCCAGAACGAGGGCGTCTTCCGCCCCGACATGGATCCCTTGCTGACGGCCAGGATGATCTTCGGCGTGCTCGACCAGATGGCCACCGATTGGGTGCTCAGCAAGCGCGACACGCCCCTGGCCACCCGCGCCGACGAGGTCACCGCTTTCGTGCTGGGCGCGTTGAAGGGCGTGCGCTAG